The proteins below are encoded in one region of Herpetosiphon gulosus:
- the plsY gene encoding glycerol-3-phosphate 1-O-acyltransferase PlsY has translation MYYLLIAVISYLLGSIPFGLLIGRMVGGIDVRSYGSKRTGATNVLRTMGPRYGGLVFVLDALKGIAAIWAARWLMPDNAWAMVLAATIAVVGHIYPIFAGFHGGRGVATGLGGVLGIFPWGFLAAALVWWAVVLLTRYVSLASILASIAAAITAGVFFMLDQSHIAIVTYCGLIALAVVVSHRDNITRLRNGTESKFGQRVSVE, from the coding sequence GTGTACTATTTGCTGATTGCAGTGATCAGTTATTTGCTTGGGTCGATTCCTTTTGGGTTGTTGATTGGGCGCATGGTTGGTGGGATCGATGTGCGTTCGTATGGCTCGAAGCGCACGGGGGCAACCAATGTGCTGCGCACCATGGGGCCACGTTATGGCGGCTTGGTTTTTGTGCTCGATGCGCTCAAAGGCATTGCCGCAATTTGGGCCGCCCGTTGGCTCATGCCCGATAATGCTTGGGCCATGGTGCTAGCCGCCACAATTGCCGTGGTTGGCCATATTTACCCAATATTTGCTGGCTTTCATGGTGGCCGTGGGGTCGCAACTGGCTTGGGTGGCGTTTTAGGCATCTTCCCATGGGGCTTTTTGGCAGCGGCCTTGGTTTGGTGGGCGGTTGTACTATTGACCCGTTACGTTTCGTTGGCCTCAATTTTGGCCAGCATTGCCGCCGCGATTACTGCTGGCGTGTTTTTTATGCTCGATCAAAGCCATATTGCGATTGTAACATATTGTGGTTTGATCGCCTTAGCGGTGGTGGTTTCGCATCGTGATAATATTACCCGGCTGCGCAATGGCACCGAAAGCAAGTTTGGTCAGCGGGTCAGCGTCGAATAG
- the pgsA gene encoding CDP-diacylglycerol--glycerol-3-phosphate 3-phosphatidyltransferase, whose amino-acid sequence MANILSSIRIIATIPLLMLLLNDTAISYFWAFWFYVVVALTDMLDGQLARKYGWVSNLGIFLDLTADKIYTAGILVCLVATNLLDPWAAIIILVREFVVTGLRSLAASEGVVIPSGRWGKLKMIITIVALGWIMVRANLDRDGWFKLIDFAGGLTWLSHLSSIVLWLAVLLTIMSGVEYIWGARAIFRQPPRQKQD is encoded by the coding sequence ATGGCCAACATTTTAAGTTCGATCCGCATCATCGCAACGATTCCGTTGTTAATGTTGTTGCTTAACGACACTGCCATTAGCTATTTCTGGGCGTTTTGGTTTTATGTGGTGGTCGCGCTCACCGATATGCTCGACGGCCAATTGGCACGAAAATATGGCTGGGTCAGCAATTTAGGCATCTTCCTTGATCTGACTGCCGATAAAATTTATACCGCCGGAATCCTGGTCTGTTTGGTTGCCACCAATCTGCTTGACCCATGGGCGGCGATTATTATTTTGGTGCGCGAATTTGTGGTGACTGGCTTACGCTCACTCGCTGCTTCCGAAGGCGTGGTTATTCCATCGGGGCGTTGGGGCAAGCTAAAAATGATCATCACAATCGTAGCGCTCGGCTGGATCATGGTTCGGGCCAACCTCGACCGTGACGGCTGGTTTAAGTTGATCGATTTTGCTGGCGGTTTGACTTGGCTTAGCCATTTATCGTCGATTGTGCTGTGGCTTGCTGTATTGCTCACGATTATGTCGGGAGTTGAATACATCTGGGGCGCTCGGGCGATTTTCCGCCAACCACCACGCCAAAAACAAGACTAA